GCTGTAGAACATAATAAATACGCCCATAATATCCTCTAATATCGTTATTACCATCACCGTCGAGATCGATGTTACTCATGCTGGCTACTGTGTTTTCTTCTCCTTGAAGTACTGCTTTGGCATACACCTGCGTGTTTAAAGTAGCAAACGCATCCTTCGCCCCATGTAGTGCGGAGATTTTGGCATCTTTACGAAATGATTGAAAAGTACTTAAGGCAGTAACAGCGAGAATACCTAATATAGTAATGACGACCACTAACTCAACTAGGGTGAATCCTTTAACGCGAGAGCGAATGCGGGCAGCAGTGCGGTTACGTTTCTGACGGCTTAATAGAGACATAATGACTTCTTCCTATAACTTGCCCGTAGCATAACTATGAAACTGGTTGAGTCTACTTTTTCATCGATAAAACACGACGTATTGCTCACTATTGGCAGTGGTGAGTAATAAAATTCCAATATTTCTCTAGACGCCATTTGGCTTAAATTAATTAGTCAGTTAAGCCAAATGACTTCACTGCCTTTGATCAAAATTGATCATTTTCAGGTTGGATATTGCATCTAAGTAACTTAGTTGACTCAAGGAAAATAACGGAGTCAATACAATCAAGAATTTATATTTCTGAAATTGATAACTAGCGCACTCAAATAGGGTGATTTTCTGTAAATATTACAAAGTGTGATGTCGGTCGCAAAGTTTATTGTTTTGGTGGGTGGTAGTTATTATTGCTTCATGATTAATAACTTACATAAATAGAAATATAAACTAGACGATAGTTTGCTGTGACTTTCGGAAACTTATTTCATTTTCAATTTGAAAGTTACAGTTCTATTACTAGCTTTTAAGTGGGAACAGCGGATTGTGGTAGTACCGTTGCTTCGGCTTGCTATCAAATAGAATATGGAAATACAAAGATGAAAATGACAAATATTGCCATGGCAGTGGCGACTACTCTTCTGGCATCGACCAGTGCATTTGCAGCGGAAGTTTATAGTGGAAGTGGCACATCTTTAGCTATCGGTGGCTACGTAGATGTTGGTGTGGGTGAATATGGCGGATCTGAAGATTTCAAGGTACATCAGGTTTCTCCACGTCTTAATGTTGAAGGTAAAAAAGAGATTGGCAATGGCGTAACAATTGATGCCAAAGGTGAATGGAGAATTAACTACCTAGAAGGAAGTGAAACAACATTTTCCACACGTCTTGGCTATATCGGTGCTACTCATGAACAAGCTGGTCGCTTAGTTGTAGGGACTCAATGGGCACCTTATTACGACGTTGCAGGTGTGGCAGATAAACCTATCGCGTTTGCTAATGATTTTTTATATGGAAAAAACTTCAATCAATTGGGCTCAGCGCGTGCTGAAAAAATGGTCAGTTACCGTAATACCCTAAGAGCTTCAGATGATGTTGCATTTAATATTGGCTTAGGCTGGCAAGGTGAAAATACTGAGACTTCAAGTTCACAGGTAGCAAACCTAGTAACAGGCGAAGTGACTTCCGTCACTACTGGAGTTGATTATGATGCTCGTGGTCAAATTGCAGTTAGTACGGTGTTTGCAGGCTTTGGACTAGGTTATGTCTACAACCAAGGTGATGTTGACTCAGAGAAAGCTCGTTCGCACGTGTTTGCTGCCAATTATGGTAATTACGGCAAAGGGCTATATGTTGCCTTAGTGTATGGTGATAACGACAACTTTTACAATGGATTAGACGATACTAAGCAATACGAAGCGATTGCAGCATTTGGACTGGATAATGGTGTAAACGTAATACTTAACTATGAATCAGTTGAAGATGATAAGACTGATAAGACGCAATATAGTGAAACGGCTATTCAAGTAGAATACACCGTGACTTCTGGCTTAGTTGCTTTCGCTGGTTACCAAATCGACCTAGGCAATGATATCAACAAAGAAGAAAACGACGAGTACACAGTCGGTGCTCGCTACTTCTTCTAAACCCAAACCTAATTAAGTTCTGCCTTTCTTCTCAGAGTTTGCTTTTGAGCGCAAGCT
The genomic region above belongs to Vibrio ponticus and contains:
- a CDS encoding porin: MKMTNIAMAVATTLLASTSAFAAEVYSGSGTSLAIGGYVDVGVGEYGGSEDFKVHQVSPRLNVEGKKEIGNGVTIDAKGEWRINYLEGSETTFSTRLGYIGATHEQAGRLVVGTQWAPYYDVAGVADKPIAFANDFLYGKNFNQLGSARAEKMVSYRNTLRASDDVAFNIGLGWQGENTETSSSQVANLVTGEVTSVTTGVDYDARGQIAVSTVFAGFGLGYVYNQGDVDSEKARSHVFAANYGNYGKGLYVALVYGDNDNFYNGLDDTKQYEAIAAFGLDNGVNVILNYESVEDDKTDKTQYSETAIQVEYTVTSGLVAFAGYQIDLGNDINKEENDEYTVGARYFF
- a CDS encoding type II secretion system protein — translated: MSLLSRQKRNRTAARIRSRVKGFTLVELVVVITILGILAVTALSTFQSFRKDAKISALHGAKDAFATLNTQVYAKAVLQGEENTVASMSNIDLDGDGNNDIRGYYGRIYYVLQLEKWLILGDDFTISSPSRGNPANPIFIIGFGPNKPTTSTKCHVEIYYPQDASGDVRYGVVSDKC